GCGGCCGCCGCGAACTGGTGCGATACACCGGACAGCGGCAACACGTAGAGCCCGACCGCGACCGTCTGCACCAAGGTCTTGAGCTTGCCGCCCCGACCGGCCGGGATCACCCCGTGCCGCAGCACCGCGAACCGGAGCAGCGTGACGCCGACCTCGCGGATCACGATCACCACCGTCACCCACCAGCTCAGATCACCGAGCACGGACAGCCCGATCAACGCGGCACCGATCAAGGCCTTGTCGGCGATCGGATCGGCCAACTTGCCGAAGTCGGTCACCAAGCCGTAGCGGCGGGCCAGCTGCCCATCCACCCGATCGGTCACCGCGGCCAGCGCGAACAACGCCCCGGCGACGATCCGCCAGCCGGGATCGTGCCCGTCGCCGACGAACAATGCGGCCAGGAAGATCGGCACCACGACGATCCGGGCGATGGTGAGAATGTTCGCGATATTCAACAGCGGAACTCCGGGCACCGGACCGCCGGCGGAGCGGGCGGCGAGCCGCTCGTCCCGATCGGTACTCATCAGGTTCTCCCGCCCGGCCGCGCATCCCGAGAACGCCCGGGTGTACCCGGACGGCGTCGAAGCGGGATGGACGGCACACGACCAGGGTATCGGTAGGGTCACGACTATTCTGCACCCATGACCACCACGTCCCCGGCGGCCGAGACCGACGATTCGAATCGGCCGGCCGGCCACGATGTCCTGGTCCGCCGAGCGCGTACCTCCGACGTGCCGACGATCAAGCGGTTGGTCGACATCTACGCCGGCCGGATCCTGCTGGAGAAGAACCTGGTCACGTTGTACGAGGCGGTGCAGGAATTCTGGGTGGCCGAGCAGGCGGGCACCGTCGTCGGTTGCGGCGCATTGCACGTGTTGTGGGCCGATCTCGGCGAAGTACGCACAGTAGCGGTGGACCCGGTGGTGAAGGGCAGCGGCGTCGGCCATCGGATCGTCAGCCGGCTGCTCGACGTGGCCCGGGACTTGCATCTGGAGCGAGTGTTCGTGCTCACCTTCGAGGTGGACTTCTTCACCCGGTTGGGCTTCGCCGAGATCGACGGCACCCCGGTGACGGCCGAGGTGTACGCCGAGATGTGCCGCTCCTACGACACCGGTGTCGCCGAGTTCCTGGATCTCAGCTATGTGAAGCCGAACATTCTCGGCAATACCCGGATGCTGCTGACCCTCGATCCCGCCGCCGGGTGAACCCGCACCCGACTACCCTGGCCGAGTGCCGTTCTTCGCCGTCCACTACCGCTACGCCGACTCCACCGTCGCCGGCCGAGACGAACATCGGCCCACGCACCGCTCGTGGCTGGCCGGGTTGGCCGACGTCGGCGTGGTCCGCATGTCCGGCCCGTACGCCGACGGGTCCGGCGCGCTGATCCTCGTCGATGCCACCGACGCCGATGCCGTGCGGCGGACGCTCGCCGACGACCCGTTCGCGAAAGCCGACCTGATCGAGGCCGTCGCCGTGCAGGAGTGGGTACCGGTCGTCGGTCCGTTCACCACCTGAACGATCAGCGATCCGTATCCACCCGGGTGCGCGCCAGGCTGGCCACCGTGGTGATGACCAGCACCCCGATGATCACCGTGAGCGACACTCCGGTGGAGATCTCCGGCACCACGACGTGCTCGCCGCCGTTGACGAACGGCAGCGTGTTTTCGTGTAGTGCGTGCAATACCAGTTTGACCCCGATGAAGGCCAAGATGATCGCGAGTCCGTAGGACAGGTAGACCAGCCGGTCGAGCAGCCCACCGATCAGGAAGAACAGCTGCCGCAGACCCATCAGGGCGAACGCGTTCGCGGTGAACACCAGGTAAGGCTCGCTGGTCAGGCCGTAGATCGCCGGGATCGAATCGAGCGCGAAGAGCAGGTCGGCGAATCCGATCGCCAGCAGCGCCAGCAGCAAGGGGGTGACCACCCGCCGGCCGTCCACCCGGGCGAGCAGCCGGTCCCCGTGGTATTCCTCGGTCGTGGGCAGAAATCGCTTCGCCAGGGCGACCACTCGGGAATCGCGGCGTTGCTCGTGTTCGACCTCGTGCCCACTCTCCCGGAGCAGCTTGGCCGCGGTGTAGATCAGGAACGCGCCGAACAGGTAGAACACCCAGCTGAACTCGGCGATAGCGGCGGCACCGACCGCGATGAACACGCCACGCATCGCCAGTGCCAGCACGATGCCGATCAGCAGCACCTTCTGCTGATACATCCGGGGCACCGCGAAGGTCGCCATGATGATCACGAAGACGAACAGGTTGTCCACCGAGAGCGCCTTCTCGGTGACGAACCCGGCGTAATACTCGCCGGCGTACCGACCACCCCACTGCCACGCGACGAATCCGCCGAAAGCGAGTGCGAGTCCGATATAGACACTGGACCAGATCGCCGATTCGCGGAACGTCGGCTCGTGCGGGGTTCGAACGTGGCTGTAGAAATCGAAGACGAACAGTCCGACGATCGCCACCACGGTGACCAGCCAGACGAGCATGCCGACCTGCATGGAACTACCGTACCTTTTCTTTGCTGATTCTTTACGATACGGCGCTTTCTTTACGATACGGCGCTGCGGCGGGCCTTCGCCACGTACATCTCCGCGTCGACCGCGCGGATGACGGTCTCGCGGTCGGTGCCGATCGCGGCGCACACCCCGCCGACACTGGCGCTCAGGGTGAGCCGGTGCGACTCGAACCACACCGGCTCGGTCAGCGCGGCGTCGACCCGCCGCCGGAAGTCGGCCGTATCGACATATCCCGGACACCAGACGAGGAACTCGTCGCCGCCGACCCGGACCACCAGGTCCTGGTCCCGGACCAGGCCGGCGAGCCGGCGGCCCACCGTGCGAAGCACGGCGTCGCCGACGTGATGGCCCAGCGTGTCGTTGACCGCCTTGAATCCATCCAGATCGATGTAGAACACGCTGGCATCGGCGGTGACGACCTCGGGGACCTGTGCGAGCAGGGCGCGGCGGTTGGGCAACGCGGTGAGCTCGTCGCGCAGCGCGTAGTGCTCGAGGTCGAGCGCGGCGCGGCGCAGGTCGAGCAGCCGCATCACCTGGTCGGCGAGGTCGATGAGCGCCTGCCGCTGCACGCAGCTCAGGTCGGCCGGGCGGTCGCCGTAGATCCGGATGGTGCCGATCGGCAGGCCCTCGGCGGTGTTGATCGGTGCGGCCGCGAACATCCGGATCGGCGGATCGATCATCCGCATCACCGGCTTGTCCCGGAACCGGTCGTCGACCTGCGCGTCCCGGGTGAACACCAGCCCACCCTCGAGGATCGCCATCGCGCACAGCGAGAGCTCACGCGGAGCATGCAGCGCCGGCGCGCCGTAGGACGCAGCCGTGTAGTGCCGGTCGCGATCGATCATGTTGACCGACCCGAACGGCACCGCGGCGACCGCGGCGGCAATGCGAGCGGCCGCGTACAGCTCCGGCATCGGGCCCTCGTCGACGATCTGCAGGGCGTGCAATGCAGCCAATCGATCGATCTCCTGTGGGTGCACTCCCGGCTGCATGGGCAACTCCCGTGTTTGTCGTCACAACGGAAAGCATTTCCCCGCATTCGGCGGATTACCGCGACAGGCTACCGGTAGTCGGCCGCAGCAGCAGCCGCTCGTACCCGTCGCGGCCGGATCGTTACGCCGGTGGATCCGCGACCGTCACTCGTTCCCGGGCTGGTCGGACTCCTCGTCCCCACCGCCGCGGATCGACCACAGCAATCCCGCCAGCTCGTCCGGCTTGACCAGCACGTCGCGAGCCTTCGATCCTTCGGACGGGCCGACCACACCTCGGGTCTCCATCAGGTCCATCAGCCGGCCCGCCTTGGCGAAACCCACCCGCAACTTGCGTTGGAGCATCGAGGTGGAGCCGAATTGCGACGACACCACCAACTCCACCGCCTGCAGGAACACGTCGAGGTCGTCGCCGATATCCGGGTCGACCTCCTTCTTCTCGGCGGCCTTGGCAGCGGTGACCCCCTCGGTGTACTCGGGCTCGGCCTGATTCTTGGCGAAGTCGACGACCGCAGCGATCTCTTCGTCGCTGATGAACGCGCCCTGCATACGAACCGGTCTGGAGGCGCCCATCGGCAGGAAGAGCCCGTCGCCCATGCCGATCAGTTTCTCCGCGCCGGGCTGGTCGAGGATCACCCGTGAATCGGTGAGCGACGAGGTGGCGAACGCCAACCGGGACGGCACGTTGGTCTTGATCAAGCCGGTCACCACATCCACCGACGGGCGCTGGGTGGCCAGCACCAGGTGGATACCGGCCGCACGGGCCTTCTGCGTGATCCGCACGATCGCGTCCTCGACGTCGCGCGGCGCGGTCATCATCAGGTCGGCCAGCTCATCCACGATCGCGAGAACGTAGGGATAGGGCCGATAGACCCGCTCACTGCCCAGCGGCGCCGTGATCTCACCGAAGCGCACCTTCTTGTTGAAGTCGTCGATGTGGCGCACCCGGTTGGCCTGCATGTCCTGGTAACGCTGCTCCATCTCCTCGACCAGCCAGGCGAGCGCCGCAGCGGCCTTCTTCGGCTGGGTGATGATCGGCGTGATCAGGTGCGGGATGCCCTCGTACGGGGTGAGCTCGACCATCTTGGGGTCGATCAGGATCATCCGCACCTCGTCCGGAGTCGCCCGCTGCAGCAACGACACCAGCATCGAGTTCACGAAGCTCGACTTTCCGGAGCCGGTCGACCCGGCCACCAGCAGGTGCGGCATCTTCGCCAGGTTCGCCTTCACGAAATGGCCCTCGATGTCCTTGCCCAGACCGATCACCAGCGGGTGGTGATCGTTGCGGGTGGACGACGCCTTGAGCACGTCGGCCAGCCGAACCATCTCCCGATCACTGTTGGGCACCTCGATGCCGACCGCCGACTTGCCCGGGATCGGCGCCAACAACCGGACGTTGTCGGTGGCGACGGCGTAGGCGATGTTGCGAGCCAACGCGGTGATCTTCTCGACTTTGACCCCGGGGCCGAGCTCCACCTCGTAGCGGGTGACCGTCGGGCCCCGGACGAACCCGGTGACCGCCGCGTCGATCTTGAATTCGGCGAGCACCTGGGTGATCGCCTCGATCATCGATTCGTTCGCCGCACTGCGTTTCTTGGGCGGATCGCCGTCGATCAGCAGCGACATCGGCGGCAA
Above is a genomic segment from Skermania piniformis containing:
- the pgsA gene encoding CDP-diacylglycerol--glycerol-3-phosphate 3-phosphatidyltransferase — translated: MSTDRDERLAARSAGGPVPGVPLLNIANILTIARIVVVPIFLAALFVGDGHDPGWRIVAGALFALAAVTDRVDGQLARRYGLVTDFGKLADPIADKALIGAALIGLSVLGDLSWWVTVVIVIREVGVTLLRFAVLRHGVIPAGRGGKLKTLVQTVAVGLYVLPLSGVSHQFAAAAMGVAVGLTVVTGLDYVVQAARLRMAPLPVAPQSR
- a CDS encoding amino-acid N-acetyltransferase, which gives rise to MTTTSPAAETDDSNRPAGHDVLVRRARTSDVPTIKRLVDIYAGRILLEKNLVTLYEAVQEFWVAEQAGTVVGCGALHVLWADLGEVRTVAVDPVVKGSGVGHRIVSRLLDVARDLHLERVFVLTFEVDFFTRLGFAEIDGTPVTAEVYAEMCRSYDTGVAEFLDLSYVKPNILGNTRMLLTLDPAAG
- a CDS encoding YciI family protein gives rise to the protein MPFFAVHYRYADSTVAGRDEHRPTHRSWLAGLADVGVVRMSGPYADGSGALILVDATDADAVRRTLADDPFAKADLIEAVAVQEWVPVVGPFTT
- a CDS encoding TerC family protein, which gives rise to MQVGMLVWLVTVVAIVGLFVFDFYSHVRTPHEPTFRESAIWSSVYIGLALAFGGFVAWQWGGRYAGEYYAGFVTEKALSVDNLFVFVIIMATFAVPRMYQQKVLLIGIVLALAMRGVFIAVGAAAIAEFSWVFYLFGAFLIYTAAKLLRESGHEVEHEQRRDSRVVALAKRFLPTTEEYHGDRLLARVDGRRVVTPLLLALLAIGFADLLFALDSIPAIYGLTSEPYLVFTANAFALMGLRQLFFLIGGLLDRLVYLSYGLAIILAFIGVKLVLHALHENTLPFVNGGEHVVVPEISTGVSLTVIIGVLVITTVASLARTRVDTDR
- a CDS encoding sensor domain-containing diguanylate cyclase; the protein is MQPGVHPQEIDRLAALHALQIVDEGPMPELYAAARIAAAVAAVPFGSVNMIDRDRHYTAASYGAPALHAPRELSLCAMAILEGGLVFTRDAQVDDRFRDKPVMRMIDPPIRMFAAAPINTAEGLPIGTIRIYGDRPADLSCVQRQALIDLADQVMRLLDLRRAALDLEHYALRDELTALPNRRALLAQVPEVVTADASVFYIDLDGFKAVNDTLGHHVGDAVLRTVGRRLAGLVRDQDLVVRVGGDEFLVWCPGYVDTADFRRRVDAALTEPVWFESHRLTLSASVGGVCAAIGTDRETVIRAVDAEMYVAKARRSAVS
- a CDS encoding FtsK/SpoIIIE family DNA translocase, whose translation is MAGKSGSSTASRTRARTTSSSARTGRRSTTAGSAGSRAARGTRSNSRTGSRSTRTTARRAPARRTRRTQDNPFPMIGRQIGHGIGAGWNLVAGVVGATTRTVSRAQDIEHEHRRDGIGLALIATGLVIAVAVWLSAGGPVGDWVETGIRAVAGSASALLPVVAIGIGIGLMRTQPRPDIRPRLVLGGILLGVSVLGLWHIVSGSPVPADERAHAAGFAGYVAGGPLTDGLTAWLSVPLLLIAGLFGVLLLTGTTVRGIPDRLRELRYGYSDGYLDDGYPDDEHADDRDRPAGFTAFAEPDPPTEALAPPLRDAKTIAAAADFDPEAEPAPEPTPTKPRRRQRPAPQPEPPAAEPKADFVADRVVDGDYALPPMSLLIDGDPPKKRSAANESMIEAITQVLAEFKIDAAVTGFVRGPTVTRYEVELGPGVKVEKITALARNIAYAVATDNVRLLAPIPGKSAVGIEVPNSDREMVRLADVLKASSTRNDHHPLVIGLGKDIEGHFVKANLAKMPHLLVAGSTGSGKSSFVNSMLVSLLQRATPDEVRMILIDPKMVELTPYEGIPHLITPIITQPKKAAAALAWLVEEMEQRYQDMQANRVRHIDDFNKKVRFGEITAPLGSERVYRPYPYVLAIVDELADLMMTAPRDVEDAIVRITQKARAAGIHLVLATQRPSVDVVTGLIKTNVPSRLAFATSSLTDSRVILDQPGAEKLIGMGDGLFLPMGASRPVRMQGAFISDEEIAAVVDFAKNQAEPEYTEGVTAAKAAEKKEVDPDIGDDLDVFLQAVELVVSSQFGSTSMLQRKLRVGFAKAGRLMDLMETRGVVGPSEGSKARDVLVKPDELAGLLWSIRGGGDEESDQPGNE